From Mustela erminea isolate mMusErm1 chromosome 1, mMusErm1.Pri, whole genome shotgun sequence, a single genomic window includes:
- the SLC35A5 gene encoding probable UDP-sugar transporter protein SLC35A5 isoform X2, which translates to MESKCCGHPVFCSLSTMYTFLLGTIFIALSSSRILLVKYSANEENKYDYLPTTVNVCSELVKLVFCVLVSFWVVKKDHQSRNLRCAPWKEFSNFMKWSIPAFLYFLDNLIVFYVISYLQPAMAVIFSNFSIITTALLFRIVLKRHLNWIQWASLLILFLSIVALTAGTETSQRNLPGHGFHHDAFFSPSNACLLFRSECPSTGNCTVKAWTFPEAKWNTTAMVFSHIHLGLGHVLIIVQCFISSMANIYNEKILKEGSQLSESIFIQNSKLYFFGILFNGLTLGLQSSNRDQIKNCGVFYGHNVFSVALIFVTAFQGLSVAFILKFLDNMFHVLMAQVTTVIITTVSVLVFDFRPSLQFFLEAPSVLLSIFIYKASKPPGLEYTPRQERVRDLSGSLWERSSGDGEELERLTKPKSDIESDEDTF; encoded by the exons AAAACAAGTATGATTATCTTCCAACTACCGTGAATGTGTGCTCAGAGTTGGTGAAGCTAGTTTTCTGCGTGCTTGTGTCATTCTGGGTTGTAAAGAAAG acCATCAAAGTAGAAACTTGAGATGTGCTCCCTGGAAGGAATTCTCTAATTTCATGAAGTGGTCCATTCCTGcctttctttatttcctggatAATTTGATCGTCTTCTATGTCATTTCCTACCTTCAGCCT GCCATGGCTGTTATCTTCTCAAATTTTAGCATTATAACAACAGCTCTTCTATTCAGGATAGTGCTGAA GAGGCATCTAAACTGGATACAATGGGCTTCCCTCCTGATTCTGTTCTTGTCTATTGTGGCCCTCACTGCTGGGACTGAAACTTCACAGCGTAACCTGCCGGGACATGGATTTCATCATGATGCCTTCTTCAGCCCATCCAATGCCTGCCTCCTTTTCAGAAGCGAGTGTCCCAGCACAGGCAACTGCACAGTAAAGGCATGGACTTTCCCTGAAGCTAAGTGGAACACCACAGCCATGGTTTTCAGTCACATCCATCTCGGCTTGGGCCATGTGCTTATTATAGtccagtgttttatttcttcaatggCCAATATCTATAATGAAAAGATACTGAAGGAAGGGAGCCAGCTGTCTGAAAGCATCTTCATACAGAACAGCAAACTCTATTTCTTTGGCATTCTTTTTAACGGATTGACACTGGGCCTTCAGAGCAGTAACCGTGATCAGATTAAGAACTGCGGGGTCTTCTATGGCCACAATGTGTTTTCAGTTGCTCTCATTTTTGTGACTGCATTCCAGGGTCTCTCAGTGGCTTTTATTCTCAAGTTCCTGGATAACATGTTCCACGTCTTGATGGCCCAGGTCACCACTGTCATCATCACAACAGTGTCTGTCCTGGTCTTTGACTTCAGGCCCTCCCTGCAGTTTTTCTTAGAAGCACCCTCAGTTCTTCTCTCCATATTTATTTACAAAGCCAGCAAGCCTCCAGGTCTGGAGTACACACCTAGGCAAGAAAGAGTCCGGGATCTAAGCGGCAGTCTTTGGGAGCGCTCCAGTGGG gATGGAGAAGAACTGGAAAGACTTACCAAACCAAAAAGTGATATTGAGTCAGATGAAGATACTTTCTAA